In one Dama dama isolate Ldn47 chromosome 5, ASM3311817v1, whole genome shotgun sequence genomic region, the following are encoded:
- the ENDOV gene encoding endonuclease V isoform X11 has product MAGCRSSSAANAQLASRHHTAVSKSLSKRRHDDDAGMAPARGAPEVTLQEGAAPGSAMARKAAGKAPEEILLDWKREQALLKARVVDQDTEAWQLDPAFSGLQRVGGVDVSFVKDDSGSACASLVVLSYPELEVLYEDCRMVTLTAPYVSGFLAFREVSFLVDAMQRLQEREPCLMPQVLFVDGNGVLHHRGFGVACHLGVLTDLPCIGVAKKLLQVDGLENNALHKEKIQLLKAGGDSFPLMGGSGTVLGRALRSHDHSTKPLYVSVGHKISLEAAVRLTHSCCKFRIPEPVRQVNGLPGARRHKGRKRAPKESQKSLQQEENIVTMRE; this is encoded by the exons ATGGCTGGCTGCCGCTCTTCCAGCGCAGCTAATGCCCAGCTAGCCTCCCGCCACCACACGGCGGTGTCCAAGAGCCTCAGCAAACGCCGCCACGACGACGACGCTGGCATGGCGCCTGCGCGCGGCGCTCCGGAAGTGACGCTACAGGAAGGGGCTGCTCCGGGCAGCGCCATGGCCCGAAAGGCGGCTGGGAAAGCGCCTGAGGAAATCTTGTTGGACTGGAAACG GGAGCAAGCCTTGTTGAAGGCCCGTGTTGTGGACCAGGACACGGAGGCTTGGCAACTGGACCCCGCCTTCTCAGGCCTGCAGAGGGTCGGGGGCGTGGACGTGTCTTTTGTGAAGGACGACAGTGGCAGCGCCTGCGCCTCCCTGGTGGTGCTCAGCTACCCAGAGCTTGAG GTGCTGTATGAGGACTGCCGAATGGTGACCCTGACGGCCCCCTACGTTTCGGGCTTCCTGGCCTTCCGAGAGGTATCTTTCCTTGTGGACGCGATGCAGCGGCTTCAGGAGAGGGAACCCTGCCTCATGCCCCAG GTCCTTTTTGTGGATGGAAATGGGGTGCTGCACCACCGAG GTTTTGGGGTGGCCTGCCACCTTGGTGTCCTCACAGACCTGCCTTGCATTGGGGTGGCCAAGAAACTCCTGCAGGTGGATGGGCTCGAGAACAACGCTCTGCACAAGGAGAAG ATACAGCTCCTAAAGGCTGGAGGAGACTCATTTCCTCTGATGGGAGGCTCCGGGACTGTCCTGGGCAGG GCCCTGAGGAGCCACGACCACAGCACCAAGCCCCTCTATGTCTCTGTGGGCCACAAGATAAGCCTGGAGGCAGCCGTGCGCCTGACCCACAGCTGCTGCAAGTTTCGGATCCCGGAGCCCGTGCGCCAGGTGAATGGGCTGCCAG GAGCAAGGAGGCACAAAGGCCGAAAGCGTGCCCCCAAGGAGTCTCAGAAGAGCCTGCAG
- the ENDOV gene encoding endonuclease V isoform X13 has product MAGCRSSSAANAQLASRHHTAVSKSLSKRRHDDDAGMAPARGAPEVTLQEGAAPGSAMARKAAGKAPEEILLDWKREQALLKARVVDQDTEAWQLDPAFSGLQRVGGVDVSFVKDDSGSACASLVVLSYPELEVLYEDCRMVTLTAPYVSGFLAFREVSFLVDAMQRLQEREPCLMPQVLFVDGNGVLHHRGFGVACHLGVLTDLPCIGVAKKLLQVDGLENNALHKEKIQLLKAGGDSFPLMGGSGTVLGRALRSHDHSTKPLYVSVGHKISLEAAVRLTHSCCKFRIPEPVRQEQGGTKAESVPPRSLRRACSKRRTL; this is encoded by the exons ATGGCTGGCTGCCGCTCTTCCAGCGCAGCTAATGCCCAGCTAGCCTCCCGCCACCACACGGCGGTGTCCAAGAGCCTCAGCAAACGCCGCCACGACGACGACGCTGGCATGGCGCCTGCGCGCGGCGCTCCGGAAGTGACGCTACAGGAAGGGGCTGCTCCGGGCAGCGCCATGGCCCGAAAGGCGGCTGGGAAAGCGCCTGAGGAAATCTTGTTGGACTGGAAACG GGAGCAAGCCTTGTTGAAGGCCCGTGTTGTGGACCAGGACACGGAGGCTTGGCAACTGGACCCCGCCTTCTCAGGCCTGCAGAGGGTCGGGGGCGTGGACGTGTCTTTTGTGAAGGACGACAGTGGCAGCGCCTGCGCCTCCCTGGTGGTGCTCAGCTACCCAGAGCTTGAG GTGCTGTATGAGGACTGCCGAATGGTGACCCTGACGGCCCCCTACGTTTCGGGCTTCCTGGCCTTCCGAGAGGTATCTTTCCTTGTGGACGCGATGCAGCGGCTTCAGGAGAGGGAACCCTGCCTCATGCCCCAG GTCCTTTTTGTGGATGGAAATGGGGTGCTGCACCACCGAG GTTTTGGGGTGGCCTGCCACCTTGGTGTCCTCACAGACCTGCCTTGCATTGGGGTGGCCAAGAAACTCCTGCAGGTGGATGGGCTCGAGAACAACGCTCTGCACAAGGAGAAG ATACAGCTCCTAAAGGCTGGAGGAGACTCATTTCCTCTGATGGGAGGCTCCGGGACTGTCCTGGGCAGG GCCCTGAGGAGCCACGACCACAGCACCAAGCCCCTCTATGTCTCTGTGGGCCACAAGATAAGCCTGGAGGCAGCCGTGCGCCTGACCCACAGCTGCTGCAAGTTTCGGATCCCGGAGCCCGTGCGCCAG GAGCAAGGAGGCACAAAGGCCGAAAGCGTGCCCCCAAGGAGTCTCAGAAGAGCCTGCAG
- the ENDOV gene encoding endonuclease V isoform X3, translating into MAGCRSSSAANAQLASRHHTAVSKSLSKRRHDDDAGMAPARGAPEVTLQEGAAPGSAMARKAAGKAPEEILLDWKREQALLKARVVDQDTEAWQLDPAFSGLQRVGGVDVSFVKDDSGSACASLVVLSYPELEVLYEDCRMVTLTAPYVSGFLAFREVSFLVDAMQRLQEREPCLMPQVLFVDGNGVLHHRGFGVACHLGVLTDLPCIGVAKKLLQVDGLENNALHKEKIQLLKAGGDSFPLMGGSGTVLGRALRSHDHSTKPLYVSVGHKISLEAAVRLTHSCCKFRIPEPVRQADIRSRDYIRRTQEVQGVPAPQSGRSKEAQRPKACPQGVSEEPAAKHRFLWKGQELARLPAWKTITQRSTRFSQVP; encoded by the exons ATGGCTGGCTGCCGCTCTTCCAGCGCAGCTAATGCCCAGCTAGCCTCCCGCCACCACACGGCGGTGTCCAAGAGCCTCAGCAAACGCCGCCACGACGACGACGCTGGCATGGCGCCTGCGCGCGGCGCTCCGGAAGTGACGCTACAGGAAGGGGCTGCTCCGGGCAGCGCCATGGCCCGAAAGGCGGCTGGGAAAGCGCCTGAGGAAATCTTGTTGGACTGGAAACG GGAGCAAGCCTTGTTGAAGGCCCGTGTTGTGGACCAGGACACGGAGGCTTGGCAACTGGACCCCGCCTTCTCAGGCCTGCAGAGGGTCGGGGGCGTGGACGTGTCTTTTGTGAAGGACGACAGTGGCAGCGCCTGCGCCTCCCTGGTGGTGCTCAGCTACCCAGAGCTTGAG GTGCTGTATGAGGACTGCCGAATGGTGACCCTGACGGCCCCCTACGTTTCGGGCTTCCTGGCCTTCCGAGAGGTATCTTTCCTTGTGGACGCGATGCAGCGGCTTCAGGAGAGGGAACCCTGCCTCATGCCCCAG GTCCTTTTTGTGGATGGAAATGGGGTGCTGCACCACCGAG GTTTTGGGGTGGCCTGCCACCTTGGTGTCCTCACAGACCTGCCTTGCATTGGGGTGGCCAAGAAACTCCTGCAGGTGGATGGGCTCGAGAACAACGCTCTGCACAAGGAGAAG ATACAGCTCCTAAAGGCTGGAGGAGACTCATTTCCTCTGATGGGAGGCTCCGGGACTGTCCTGGGCAGG GCCCTGAGGAGCCACGACCACAGCACCAAGCCCCTCTATGTCTCTGTGGGCCACAAGATAAGCCTGGAGGCAGCCGTGCGCCTGACCCACAGCTGCTGCAAGTTTCGGATCCCGGAGCCCGTGCGCCAG GCTGACATCCGCTCCCGAGACTACATCCGCAGGACCCAGGAAGTCCAAGGGGTCCCTGCCCCGCAGTCGGGGAG GAGCAAGGAGGCACAAAGGCCGAAAGCGTGCCCCCAAGGAGTCTCAGAAGAGCCTGCAG